A part of Papilio machaon chromosome 21, ilPapMach1.1, whole genome shotgun sequence genomic DNA contains:
- the LOC106713021 gene encoding TWiK family of potassium channels protein 7: protein MIEESRDSSKRAFCHQTGFVDEPKCCFTKKEDSRLFCCRCAHKRRASPLTCLAICFLVLTYNLLGGFLFLAIEGGVTTEETSVAASKPNPTQQGGAELRSKTVERLWSITEDLNILYKENWTKLAAKELMDFQKVLLRSMHSSEGAHYDHGADYRWTFSSSFLYALTLITTIGHGNVTPKSTVGKIVAVAYACVGIPIIMLYLSTIGEALARNFRILYSKICPTRFKSGNFHTKAECLGRYSLPALECRQYVDCDKKGKLGDKQKITPFQAALNLNSLSGGYHWTCRDHTRVPIVLSLFVIALYIGLGTFVFHTTEKWNLIDGCYFSFSSLATIGFGNLRPGLYAATVSAKAEDVAVGVCCVYILVGIVVVAMCFNLIQEDTSAALRSVATLCSGGGKSRAVHSVECGDEKMTTTVAVS, encoded by the exons ATGATAGAGGAAAGCCGAGATTCTTCTAAGCGAGCATTTTGCCACCAGACAGGTTTTGTTGACGAGCCCAAATGTTGTTTTACGAAGAAAGAAGATTCTAGACTATTCTGTTGCCGGTGTGCACACAAAAGACGAGCATCGCCACTCACTTGTTTAGCGATCTGCTTTCTCGTACTAACTTACAATCTTCTCGGTGGATTCCTATTCCTCGCAATAGAAGGTGGCGTGACAACTGAAGAAACGTCCGTCGCCGCATCCAAACCCAATCCAACCCAGCAGGGCGGTGCAGAACTCCGATCCAAAACTGTCGAACGCCTCTGGTCTATTACTGaggatttaaatattttgtataaagaaAACTGGACCAAACTCGCTGCTAAAGAGTTGATGGATTTCCAGAAAGTTCTATTGCGATCAATGCACAGTTCAGAGGGAGCACATTATGATCATGGTGCTGATTACCGATGGACGTTCTCTAGTAGTTTTCTTTATGCACTTACTCTCATCACTACTATAG GTCATGGAAACGTCACGCCGAAGTCAACAGTTGGTAAAATAGTTGCAGTGGCGTACGCCTGCGTCGGTATACCAATCATAATGCTGTATCTATCCACAATCGGCGAGGCTCTAGCTAGAAACTTTAGAATTCTCTACTCCAAGATATGTCCGACGAGATTTAAAAGTGGGAACTTTCACACCAAGGCTGAATGTCTGGGCCGGTACTCGTTGCCAGCGTTGGAGTGTAGGCAGTATGTGGACTGTGATAAAAAAGGCAAACTCGGTGATAAACAGAAGATAACACCGTTCCAAGCAGCGCTAAATTTAAACAGTTTAAGTGGAGGATATCACTGGACGTGTCGCGACCATACGAGAGTTCCAATAGTTTTAAGCCTTTTCGTCATAGCATTGTACATAGGTCTCGGGACATTCGTGTTTCATACTACCGAGAAATGGAACttgatagatggatgttaTTTCTCATTCTCTAGTCTAGCGACAATCGGCTTCGGTAATCTGAGGCCAGGACTGTATGCCGCGACGGTGTCGGCTAAAGCTGAGGACGTGGCCGTCGGTGTGTGTTGCGTGTACATTCTAGTAGGGATTGTGGTAGTTGCGATgtgctttaatttaattcaagagGACACTAGCGCCGCTCTACGCAGTGTGGCCACTCTCTGTTCGGGCGGGGGAAAATCTCGTGCGGTACACAGCGTGGAATGCGGAGACGAGAAGATGACTACGACGGTGGCGGTTTCCTGA